aatttcgattaatatttaatacaaaCAAGCAAATTACTACAAACTATCTTGTTGTTTAGCCAAGAGACTACAAGACCTTATTGAACATAGAGTACAATACAGAAGGTGTCCATTTTTAACAGCTTCCACCTAAGTTCAATATGTATAGAAAAAAATTACATTCTACACCATAGAATTCACCATCCAATcactttaaaatatatatatagttacaCATATCCAAGAGAAGACAGAAAATTCACAAGTATGCTTTGTGCAGAGCAAACACAGAAGGAACCAAAATGAAAGGGAACAAAAACAGAGTTGCATAAACTAAAAAAAagggtgaaaaaaaaaacaaccagcACAAAGTCAATAAATTGGACTGAGAGAGTAGTTAGAGTCTGAATAAAGTTACCTTTAACTTTCACAAGCAGTGGCtcattttcatctcttttattcttagGTGCAGCACGTTCCGGTAGATCACCACCACTTTGATTTAACATCTCCGTCTCTGAAATTTCATCCCCATCATCATTGAGCCTAATTTGTTCCAACCCATCTTCCGAACTCAAGTTTATGTCTTCACTTTGTCTTCGTAACTCTTCGAGGATTGACTGTCCGGAGATATTATGTTTACGCGTCATAGTATTCTAAATGCCTGCAACACAGTCATCGACATCATAAAAAGAattcagaaaaaataaaaatcatgttACCGTATTAGGGATATCAAACTATTTGCTTAATATGCGTCATGTTACCGTATTAGGGATTCTAGTGCTAGGTTGCTGCTAGTGTTATGGCAATCTTGGCTTTGCGATTGCTGCATGCCCATTTATAAACCATCATCTAATCCCTTATTTTTTCCGGAAATACAGAAATACCAGATAACACAAAAATTTACAAAGgattaaaattgtaaaaaaaaaaaacctggagAAGTTCTCGACGTTGAGCAGTTTGACCGACTAAGAGCTACCACCAGTGAACGCAAAGCACGATTGTGACTGTCGCCTGAAGTGCGATGTCGGAGGCTACTGGAGGTGCGAGGGTTGAGATCGGAGGGGGCGACCACAGGCAATAGGTACAGCAGCGTGAGCGAGTGATCTGTGCTCGTGTATCACGAGCGTTGGTGTTGCCAGCGGCACGAGATCGGAGGCTGGTGGGGTTGCGAGATCTGAGCCCGAGGAGAGGGAGACATGCAGAGGCGGATTAGGGCCGGCTAGTGAAATGTTGAATGAGCTTCGAAACTAAAAGATAAGGGGCGGTTTTTAGTCAAGCTTAAGGTTTTTGGTGTAGATTAAAGAGTGATTTGAATTAAGCTCGGTTTTTTTGGCGCAAGTTcccaaattgaaataaaattaggagtttagtttttttttgtatttataaaaaattatcttttatgccaatatattatgatttattttgcatataatattatgtatttatctGAGTTTATTAAgtggtttaaaaaaaattacatttagaTAATTGGTTTATcttctaaatattttatatttttgaattccaaatttatgatttttatctttatttcaaggtttttttatatattattcttaTCCTGTTAGTCAAAAGTATGAATATTAATtttcgtttttttatttttaggttaAACGAAATAATGGCattctttttataaattaaatgaattaaaaaaatatttattatagaataaatTAAGTCTATTTTTTAACTTTAGGAGTACATATAATTTACTCTTGAAAGTAATTAAAAtacgtataaaattttttatttttataaaatttatgttaactattaaaattatgatataatGGATGTActcctataaaaaaaataaaaataacttcacAAGCATCCTTTTTTTGGAAGTAAACATAACCCAATAAGTAAGAACTTTAACTTAAACGAGtagtaaaaaaagtaaaatatataataaaaaacgaacataaaatttaatttttttcaaatatttgttataaaaataaatataatcaaaataaaaattaataatttaaaatagaagataaaagtaaaaataattatcgatgtttaatataaaattaaagaaataattttttatctactcGAATTTTGCATAAAGATAAAAAATGTCTtgactataaatttttaaatttgcttcaaattaaataagatgaaaaaataaatagatttaatatataaataattaacttatAATCCATGTCCTGAATCTCTAtgttacttttattatatataataataataataatgtaactttttatttttttcaatttaaatttaattattttttgttttctacatatcttaaataatttaaaatctatttatttttttataattaatttttattcattgatgttaaatttatgtttttaaaaataaaaatatgaaaatattttttatgagcCGCTGGTATAAGACAATTACATAGTTTaagttatattttatctaattttttgccaacaaattaaaaaaagataagattatagCATTACTGCCTAAAAGACAAATTTTAGAGCATTAGTACTTATAAGataaatgttaaaaaaatcaCATCTAAATTTAGTTTGCAATCATTTGAATTAAGTTACACATTTAAATATTCATTTCACATTCTAATTGACACATTTTGAAATTGAATCATAGccagcaaaatttttttttctaagttataTCTAACTGAAGTTATTCTAGGAGAAAGAAACTTTATTTTGGCGCTAAAAATTTTGTACATTTTATTATAGATGGTAATTTGACTTTTGCAAAATAGAGtaactataatttttaatttagagtaAAGTTTAcagttaaataaaaagatatcAGATTGTAAATTTTATAATCTTAAACATCATTGTGAACAATTAAACATAATTACTAAAATTTGGAACTCTGCACGTTGGATTAAAAAAACAAGGCGTCAATAAAAAATTAGAGTAGATCAACCTAAAGCTTAACAATTTTCTGCCGTttgattaaaatataataaataaaattttgcacATTGTTAGAAAATGAATTTCTGTGCAGTTAATTTTAATCTatctttctaataaattaataaaataataataaataaggatAATAAATACACTATAAGGGTAAAACTAATATTGTAAATTTTAACAGTTAAAATTCTCCTCGTTACTATTGTGGTAAATTAATGTTGAAACGttcatttaaaaaatacataaattaagtaTATACCACTAATTAAAATCCTGCAAATCACCAATGCCAATTTCGTCCTCAGAAACATTGTGATTGTTTTCAGCAACATCCACTTCATCTGATTCTGGATCGTTAATGTCGTCCCGTACTAATGGAAATTTTTCTAGATTCTCTATTTGCTGCTCACAAAATGGTATGTCCTCCACCAAAGACTCATCTGGATCCTCCTCATTCAAATCTCCCATATCATATAAATCTCTGGGTTTCATGTGACATACAGAACACCAACCTTCGTCAACTGGATCGTCAACATAGTAAACCATTCTCGCATCTGTTGCAAGAATAAATGGCTCATCTAGTTCAAGAGCACCCGTGTGTATCAACTCTGAAAACCGTACACTCGTGATCCCAAATTCATCTACTTTAATGCCCTTATTAAGCGTGGTATCAACCCAGATACATTTGAAGAGGATAACCCTTAGTTTGCCAAAATAGTCTAACTCTATTATATCGATCACTTTTCCGTAGTATGTACTGTCAAATGATACTGAAACAGGATTCCGTCC
The sequence above is drawn from the Arachis hypogaea cultivar Tifrunner chromosome 4, arahy.Tifrunner.gnm2.J5K5, whole genome shotgun sequence genome and encodes:
- the LOC112794642 gene encoding uncharacterized protein, which codes for MHAKFHEWFRDYVAYTDDADEITPEIKWLAEGPNDVVKRFEEYNIHGFKFRTVNKDEGLKTQNSGVVMSAITTSISRGRNPVSVSFDSTYYGKVIDIIELDYFGKLRVILFKCIWVDTTLNKGIKVDEFGITSVRFSELIHTGALELDEPFILATDARMVYYVDDPVDEGWCSVCHMKPRDLYDMGDLNEEDPDESLVEDIPFCEQQIENLEKFPLVRDDINDPESDEVDVAENNHNVSEDEIGIGDLQDFN